A DNA window from Nitrososphaerota archaeon contains the following coding sequences:
- a CDS encoding proton-conducting transporter membrane subunit, which produces MYQYLLLQTVVLPMVFAALCYLGAGKLGKNVGWLAFAALLITTASLLLLAASQLFTGSISQVLESYTWAPSAGLTFGFLADSLSFPLVIVVNLVLAATAVYSMPYMTTRVNSLYGEDRHGSYGIYYLSFMLVSAGLDGILLSTNLIELYLFLETVLIPTFVIISLFGYVDRERVGIIYIIWNQLGAFVFLAGIALAYVATGSFEIGALHLAQSSSIAFWIAGLILVGWLVKMAVFGLHMWLPITEAEPPTSFAPTMAVVSGIGSYVIARLLLFGMPSTFHTFSLPLMVWAVVTMFYGGAVTVAQTDVKYIFAWSTMSQNAYSILGIASWSALGVAGGVFYFASHILGKFVMFAVAGILLTQTGLRDVKQMGGLAAKMPFTASIFVLGALILSAVPPTSGFQAEWIMFAGIFSQGAAGSSSYLLVAILGLIATLLTVAYTFWPVRRIFFGSLPPTLEGVRDAPLTMTIPMLALVVASIVIGIYPDLVSKFLIAFASSLPIGGIHA; this is translated from the coding sequence ATGTACCAATACCTCCTTCTCCAGACCGTAGTCCTTCCCATGGTATTCGCGGCCCTCTGCTACCTGGGGGCGGGGAAGCTCGGAAAGAACGTCGGATGGCTCGCCTTTGCCGCCCTCCTTATCACAACCGCTTCCCTGCTCCTGCTCGCAGCCTCACAGCTCTTCACGGGGAGCATCTCACAGGTCCTCGAGTCCTACACCTGGGCCCCCAGCGCAGGCCTGACCTTCGGCTTCCTGGCCGACAGTCTCAGCTTCCCCCTGGTGATCGTGGTGAACCTCGTCCTGGCGGCGACCGCAGTCTATTCAATGCCCTACATGACGACCCGGGTCAATTCGCTCTACGGGGAAGACAGGCATGGGAGCTACGGAATCTACTACCTCAGCTTCATGCTGGTCTCCGCCGGGCTGGACGGCATACTCCTCTCGACAAACCTCATCGAGCTCTACCTCTTTCTTGAGACGGTCCTGATACCGACCTTCGTGATCATCAGCCTCTTCGGCTACGTCGACAGGGAAAGGGTCGGCATAATCTACATCATCTGGAACCAGCTCGGTGCTTTCGTATTCCTCGCCGGCATCGCCCTGGCCTACGTCGCAACAGGGAGCTTCGAGATAGGCGCCCTCCACCTGGCCCAGTCGAGCTCCATCGCTTTCTGGATCGCCGGGCTGATTCTCGTGGGCTGGCTTGTCAAGATGGCGGTGTTCGGTCTGCACATGTGGCTTCCGATAACTGAGGCAGAGCCCCCGACCTCCTTCGCGCCAACGATGGCTGTCGTCTCGGGCATTGGGAGCTACGTCATCGCGCGGCTGCTGCTCTTCGGCATGCCCTCGACCTTCCACACCTTCAGCCTCCCGTTGATGGTCTGGGCAGTCGTCACAATGTTCTACGGGGGCGCCGTGACCGTCGCCCAGACCGACGTCAAGTACATCTTCGCCTGGTCGACCATGAGCCAGAACGCCTACTCAATCCTGGGGATCGCCAGCTGGTCTGCCCTCGGTGTAGCAGGGGGAGTCTTCTACTTCGCGAGCCACATCCTCGGGAAGTTCGTGATGTTCGCCGTGGCAGGGATACTCCTCACTCAGACGGGCCTCAGAGACGTCAAACAGATGGGCGGCCTGGCCGCGAAGATGCCGTTCACAGCTTCCATCTTCGTGCTGGGAGCCCTGATACTCTCTGCCGTCCCTCCCACGAGCGGTTTCCAGGCAGAGTGGATAATGTTCGCGGGCATCTTCTCCCAGGGCGCCGCCGGCTCCTCCAGCTATCTGCTGGTCGCAATCCTCGGGCTCATCGCGACCCTCCTGACCGTCGCCTACACATTCTGGCCGGTCCGCAGGATCTTCTTCGGCTCGCTCCCGCCGACCCTCGAAGGGGTCAGGGACGCGCCGCTGACGATGACGATACCCATGCTCGCGTTGGTGGTCGCATCCATAGTCATCGGCATCTACCCTGACCTGGTCTCGAAGTTCCTGATCGCCTTCGCCAGCAGCCTGCCCATAGGAGGGATACACGCGTGA
- the nuoK gene encoding NADH-quinone oxidoreductase subunit NuoK — MNSLTDFVLVSAMLFGIGIYGLVTKRNALRLLFAVEIMINAANLNFIAFSQYAPFAAAGATVVNGVGQTFVLFSIALAAAEAAVILAIVVVAYRLHKDVDVSELKSMEG, encoded by the coding sequence GTGAACTCGCTGACGGACTTCGTCCTCGTATCGGCCATGCTCTTCGGCATCGGAATCTACGGCCTGGTGACCAAGAGGAACGCACTTCGCCTGCTCTTCGCAGTGGAGATAATGATCAATGCCGCAAACCTGAACTTCATCGCCTTCAGCCAGTATGCCCCGTTCGCCGCTGCGGGCGCGACCGTGGTCAACGGGGTCGGCCAGACTTTCGTGCTCTTCTCCATCGCCCTCGCGGCCGCGGAGGCTGCCGTCATCCTCGCCATAGTCGTCGTCGCCTACAGGCTCCACAAGGACGTGGACGTGAGCGAGCTGAAATCCATGGAAGGGTAA
- a CDS encoding NADH-quinone oxidoreductase subunit J: protein MADLIFIAMMVVTVGSAIVALEAEEIVYGAIGLAGSLFGVATLFFLLDAPYVAVFQIAVYIGAIAVLILFTVMLVREEKWAKEVPAKSVTKLAGVLTGLAVIIALAFALVATDLSGLTSIQNTAGFLQIGQLISTNYAPVLEVLAFVLAASVVGALTLSRVDREEKSQ from the coding sequence ATGGCTGACCTGATCTTCATCGCCATGATGGTGGTCACAGTCGGAAGCGCCATAGTGGCCCTCGAAGCCGAAGAGATCGTCTACGGCGCAATCGGCCTGGCCGGCAGCCTCTTCGGGGTAGCCACCCTCTTCTTCCTGCTGGACGCGCCCTATGTTGCCGTCTTCCAGATAGCCGTCTACATCGGAGCAATTGCCGTCCTGATACTCTTCACCGTGATGCTCGTGCGGGAAGAGAAGTGGGCCAAGGAGGTCCCTGCCAAGTCCGTTACCAAGCTGGCCGGAGTCCTCACGGGCCTGGCCGTCATCATAGCGCTCGCCTTCGCCTTGGTAGCCACCGACCTCTCGGGGCTGACCAGCATTCAGAACACCGCGGGGTTCCTCCAGATAGGCCAGCTCATCTCGACCAACTACGCGCCCGTGCTCGAGGTCCTCGCCTTCGTCCTCGCTGCTTCGGTCGTCGGCGCCCTGACCCTTTCCAGGGTCGACAGGGAGGAAAAGAGTCAGTGA
- a CDS encoding NADH-quinone oxidoreductase subunit I gives MGTLSYIKGVLIATWSGLRHLTRPRMTLRYPEQKLDLQGPGYKYDPKQGVGLPGFKGRHILYFDKCTGCQLCAIACDGVAVAIEMQNVKKGKAHNKKDIWPAVDYGRCVFCALCVDACPFDALYMTNEYELAAYDKAGLKYTPDMLAVPPKLEGRKYRVEFDTERGTTRHG, from the coding sequence ATGGGGACCCTCTCGTACATCAAGGGCGTCTTGATCGCCACTTGGAGCGGCTTAAGGCACCTCACCCGTCCGAGGATGACCCTTCGCTACCCGGAGCAGAAGCTGGACCTCCAGGGGCCGGGGTACAAGTACGACCCCAAGCAGGGGGTGGGCCTTCCCGGCTTCAAGGGCCGGCACATCCTCTATTTCGACAAGTGCACCGGCTGCCAGCTCTGCGCCATAGCCTGCGACGGAGTGGCCGTAGCCATAGAGATGCAGAACGTGAAGAAGGGGAAGGCCCATAACAAGAAGGACATCTGGCCAGCGGTCGACTACGGGAGGTGCGTCTTCTGCGCACTCTGCGTGGACGCCTGCCCGTTTGATGCCCTCTACATGACGAACGAATACGAGCTTGCGGCCTACGACAAGGCAGGCCTGAAGTACACTCCGGACATGCTCGCCGTCCCTCCAAAGCTGGAGGGGAGGAAGTACAGGGTGGAGTTCGACACCGAAAGAGGTACGACCAGACATGGCTGA
- the nuoH gene encoding NADH-quinone oxidoreductase subunit NuoH produces the protein MSKPIITFEDFLKRIIRVVFWVLLLTVFIVLPIYYLVFAALRLPTDIFALATVKPLDFLAIQLNLINTEPFKTLFALTVFPGFSFVAVYSTIFMGWVERKFTAKIQLRTGPMYAGKFEGILQNVADFFKLLFKEMIIPDGVDKGTFVAVPFALMAVAGALVALVPLSPTTYIANPSVGAILVFAILGFSPLIVLLAGWASNSKYPFLGGVRALHQLVAYEIPLVLSLLGAVILSGSLNLMQIVTHQNGLWYIVLQPLGAFVFFIGALAELERIPFDIPEADSEIVAGWQTEYSSMLFGTFQLANFSRMYILAGLFTTFFLGGWLGPAPVPPEVWFILKTTVVMLVMMLPRSILPRLRIDLLLRGGWVRLLVLAFANIFLTLLIVSLGIA, from the coding sequence ATGTCGAAGCCCATCATAACCTTCGAGGACTTCCTCAAGAGAATCATCAGGGTAGTCTTCTGGGTCCTCCTCCTTACCGTGTTCATAGTCCTCCCCATCTACTACCTTGTCTTCGCCGCCCTCCGCCTCCCCACGGACATCTTCGCCCTGGCGACCGTCAAGCCCCTGGACTTCCTAGCCATCCAGCTTAACCTGATCAACACCGAGCCCTTCAAGACTCTGTTCGCCCTGACCGTGTTTCCCGGTTTCAGTTTCGTGGCCGTCTACTCCACCATCTTCATGGGCTGGGTAGAAAGGAAGTTCACTGCGAAGATCCAGCTCAGGACGGGTCCGATGTACGCCGGGAAGTTCGAAGGAATCCTCCAGAACGTCGCCGACTTCTTCAAGCTGCTCTTCAAGGAGATGATCATCCCCGACGGCGTCGACAAAGGCACCTTCGTGGCCGTCCCGTTCGCCCTGATGGCCGTCGCAGGGGCCCTCGTCGCCCTCGTCCCCCTCTCCCCGACCACCTACATCGCAAATCCCTCAGTGGGTGCGATACTGGTGTTCGCAATTCTCGGCTTTTCTCCGCTGATCGTCCTGCTGGCCGGCTGGGCAAGCAACAGCAAGTACCCCTTCCTCGGCGGCGTGAGGGCGTTGCATCAGTTGGTCGCCTACGAGATCCCTCTTGTCCTCTCCCTCCTTGGCGCGGTAATCCTCTCGGGATCCCTCAACCTGATGCAGATAGTCACGCACCAGAACGGCCTCTGGTACATCGTCCTCCAGCCCCTCGGGGCCTTTGTTTTCTTCATCGGCGCGCTCGCCGAGCTCGAGCGGATCCCCTTCGACATCCCGGAGGCCGATAGCGAGATAGTCGCAGGGTGGCAGACAGAATACAGCAGCATGCTCTTCGGGACATTCCAGCTTGCAAACTTCTCCCGGATGTACATACTCGCAGGACTCTTCACAACCTTCTTCCTCGGCGGATGGCTTGGTCCAGCTCCCGTTCCCCCAGAGGTCTGGTTCATACTGAAGACGACCGTTGTCATGCTCGTCATGATGCTCCCGCGCAGCATATTGCCCAGGTTGAGAATCGACCTGCTCCTGAGGGGAGGCTGGGTCCGCCTCCTGGTGCTGGCCTTCGCGAACATCTTCCTCACCTTGCTGATTGTCTCCCTGGGGATCGCCTAG
- a CDS encoding stress response translation initiation inhibitor YciH, whose protein sequence is MSKDLDEGFQDILAELDREEARVKIRMEMRRFGKPTTVIEGLKMSEKDMHELSSKMKRALATGGTVKDGIMILQGDHREAAQKMLMQHGFSESSIEVL, encoded by the coding sequence GTGAGCAAGGACCTAGACGAAGGATTCCAGGATATTCTCGCCGAGCTCGACCGTGAAGAAGCCCGTGTAAAAATCCGGATGGAGATGCGCCGCTTTGGCAAGCCCACCACAGTGATCGAAGGGTTGAAGATGAGCGAAAAGGATATGCACGAGCTGAGCTCCAAGATGAAACGGGCCCTTGCCACCGGCGGGACAGTCAAGGACGGGATCATGATCCTTCAGGGAGACCACCGGGAGGCCGCCCAGAAGATGCTCATGCAACATGGCTTCTCCGAGAGCTCCATAGAAGTCCTTTGA
- a CDS encoding nuclear transport factor 2 family protein, translating to MAESQSDREKKEITSVIFGFFEAGKNKDLSSLAGFHSAHDSFSKFDENAPYTRQNSEEAFVHEQAAFANISDYSYQIDSLRIDLLGDAAVATFYLAYKGMFINDYSFEGSPVGSRARVTMVLARTMKGWKIAHEHFSTFPDWKTPGAPKKNQ from the coding sequence ATGGCTGAATCACAGTCGGACAGGGAAAAGAAGGAGATAACCTCGGTCATCTTCGGCTTCTTCGAGGCGGGGAAGAACAAGGACCTGAGCTCCCTCGCTGGCTTCCACTCGGCCCACGATTCCTTCTCGAAGTTCGACGAAAACGCCCCCTACACCAGACAGAACTCGGAGGAGGCGTTCGTTCACGAGCAGGCCGCCTTCGCCAACATCTCCGACTACTCGTACCAAATCGACAGCCTGCGGATCGACCTCCTGGGGGACGCGGCGGTGGCCACCTTCTACCTGGCATACAAGGGGATGTTCATCAACGACTACTCCTTCGAGGGTTCACCCGTGGGCTCGAGGGCGAGGGTGACCATGGTGCTCGCGAGGACCATGAAAGGCTGGAAGATAGCCCACGAGCATTTCAGCACGTTTCCCGACTGGAAGACACCGGGCGCCCCAAAGAAGAATCAGTGA
- a CDS encoding lmo0937 family membrane protein, with protein sequence MKIDLFWTVAIILVVLWLFGFIGGVGGELIHLLLIVAVIVVAYRLFTGRNVVTGK encoded by the coding sequence TTGAAGATAGACCTATTCTGGACAGTCGCCATAATCCTAGTGGTCCTGTGGCTATTCGGGTTCATCGGCGGGGTCGGCGGGGAGTTAATCCATCTATTGCTGATCGTCGCCGTCATCGTGGTAGCCTACAGACTCTTCACTGGGAGAAACGTGGTCACGGGCAAATGA
- a CDS encoding C1 family peptidase — translation MHPTTSTTHGFGWKKDLPDDRDRAYLPPPDLFRLLPNTRDLRSKCPPVYHQKELNSCSANAVAAAVEFDLIKEKKRRVIFPSRLFLYYNVRAAEGTVRSNVGISIRDTLKSVAKLGDCPESLWPYVEKRFRTRPPRECYDDALKYRLVAYQRIRRSIEDFRSCIASGYPFVFGFLAHQRFQDIVKRTGRLEMPSQGERIIGHHAVLAVGYEEPKRRFWVRNSWGPRFGRAGYFTMPYEYLLSEYLSSDFWTIRVVT, via the coding sequence TTGCACCCGACCACGTCTACGACCCACGGCTTCGGCTGGAAGAAGGACCTCCCCGACGACAGGGACCGCGCTTACCTGCCTCCTCCTGACCTGTTCCGCCTACTTCCCAATACCAGAGACCTGAGGAGCAAATGCCCTCCTGTCTACCACCAGAAGGAACTGAACAGCTGCTCGGCGAACGCAGTTGCGGCTGCCGTCGAATTCGACCTGATCAAGGAGAAGAAAAGAAGGGTGATATTCCCCTCCCGCCTGTTCCTCTACTACAACGTCCGGGCAGCTGAAGGGACCGTAAGGTCCAATGTCGGCATCTCCATACGGGACACGCTCAAGTCGGTCGCGAAGCTGGGGGACTGCCCTGAAAGCCTCTGGCCCTACGTGGAGAAGAGATTCAGGACTAGACCCCCCAGGGAGTGCTACGATGACGCGCTCAAGTACAGGCTCGTGGCGTATCAGAGAATACGCCGGAGCATCGAGGACTTTCGTAGCTGCATCGCTTCTGGCTATCCCTTCGTCTTCGGCTTTCTGGCCCATCAGAGGTTCCAAGACATCGTGAAGAGGACCGGGCGGCTGGAGATGCCTTCTCAGGGAGAGAGGATCATCGGACATCACGCCGTCCTGGCCGTGGGCTACGAAGAGCCCAAGCGGAGGTTCTGGGTGAGGAACTCCTGGGGGCCGAGGTTCGGCAGAGCTGGATACTTCACCATGCCCTACGAGTACCTCCTGAGCGAGTATCTTTCTAGTGACTTCTGGACCATCAGGGTGGTGACCTAG
- a CDS encoding DNA alkylation repair protein produces the protein MEAQEVIRELRSLADPGSLKGMARYGISTGSALGLAIPTLRRIARKTGRDHGLALELWKSGIHEARILAALVDEPAKVTERQMEAWVADFDSWDVCDGCCGSLFDKTPFAFSKALEWSKRKEEFVKRAGYVLMAELAVHDKAAPDAAFLRFFGAIERGASDPRNFVKKAVSWALRQIGKRNKRLNREALNFAARISGLEGGAARWVASDAARELRSEAVQKKLRSSS, from the coding sequence ATGGAGGCCCAAGAGGTGATCAGGGAGCTGAGGTCTCTGGCGGACCCGGGGTCTTTGAAGGGGATGGCCCGCTACGGGATATCCACCGGAAGTGCGCTGGGGCTCGCTATACCAACGCTGAGGAGGATAGCCAGGAAGACCGGCAGAGACCACGGGCTGGCCCTGGAGCTCTGGAAGAGCGGGATACACGAGGCAAGGATCCTCGCGGCCCTAGTGGACGAGCCAGCGAAGGTGACGGAACGCCAGATGGAGGCCTGGGTCGCCGATTTCGATTCGTGGGATGTGTGTGACGGCTGCTGCGGGAGTCTCTTTGACAAGACGCCCTTCGCCTTTTCCAAGGCACTGGAGTGGTCGAAGAGGAAGGAGGAGTTCGTGAAGAGGGCGGGCTACGTGCTGATGGCGGAGCTAGCCGTCCATGACAAGGCAGCCCCAGACGCAGCTTTCCTGAGGTTCTTCGGGGCGATCGAGAGGGGCGCGTCGGACCCAAGGAACTTCGTGAAGAAGGCAGTCAGCTGGGCACTGAGGCAGATTGGGAAGCGGAACAAGAGGCTGAACAGAGAGGCGTTGAACTTCGCTGCCAGGATCTCAGGGCTGGAGGGCGGAGCAGCGAGGTGGGTGGCCTCGGACGCGGCTCGGGAGCTTAGAAGCGAGGCGGTGCAGAAGAAGCTCAGAAGCTCTTCATGA
- a CDS encoding DNA topoisomerase IV subunit A, which produces MSKRKSTSTAEARKSSAQALLKDLGSSVYNDLDEGKFPSLTMASRSVRNIVYDKKLQQFILGPTTVKRASGNIKHIRPFTQLIWLAYFAKKLVDEKRTSTLRDVFYSAQAFGVEFMDQAESDELITDLEVLMQMAREGMNIYPEERSAIFGNLTIEYTVPGYEGKKADLSANPDGVMIGPALTTAEFADTDAEMVLAIEKGGLFTRFVEERVHKKYKALLINTAGQPPRSTRYLLRRLNQELKLPVGILCDADPWGAHIAMVCKSGSANAAHLRELTTPDAVWLGVWASDIVKYKLPSDKLTEVDIKRLYELKQDPRYTDKMWHDELDVFLKIKKKSEQEAFARYGLSYIVDTYLPEKLQLMKSF; this is translated from the coding sequence TTGAGCAAAAGAAAATCGACCAGTACAGCGGAAGCTAGGAAGAGCAGCGCCCAGGCCCTGTTGAAGGACCTGGGAAGCAGCGTCTACAACGACCTCGACGAGGGGAAGTTTCCCAGCCTCACCATGGCCAGCAGGTCTGTCCGGAACATAGTCTACGACAAGAAGCTGCAGCAGTTCATCCTGGGGCCCACCACGGTGAAGAGGGCGTCCGGGAACATCAAGCACATACGCCCCTTTACTCAGCTGATCTGGCTCGCTTACTTCGCCAAGAAACTCGTCGACGAGAAGCGCACGTCGACCCTGAGGGACGTCTTCTATTCCGCCCAGGCCTTCGGCGTCGAGTTCATGGACCAGGCAGAGTCTGACGAACTGATCACAGACCTGGAGGTCCTCATGCAAATGGCCAGGGAAGGCATGAACATTTACCCTGAGGAAAGGAGCGCGATCTTCGGGAATCTCACCATCGAATACACAGTCCCCGGCTACGAAGGGAAGAAGGCAGACCTTTCGGCAAACCCAGATGGAGTCATGATAGGGCCTGCGTTGACCACCGCGGAGTTCGCAGACACCGACGCGGAGATGGTCCTCGCCATAGAGAAGGGAGGCCTCTTCACCCGGTTCGTCGAGGAGAGGGTCCACAAGAAGTACAAAGCCCTCCTGATCAACACGGCCGGGCAGCCCCCAAGGTCGACGCGGTATCTCCTACGCAGGCTTAACCAGGAACTCAAGCTTCCCGTGGGGATACTCTGCGACGCAGACCCCTGGGGTGCCCACATCGCCATGGTCTGCAAGTCCGGCTCCGCCAACGCCGCCCACCTGAGAGAGCTGACGACCCCAGACGCCGTCTGGCTCGGGGTCTGGGCCAGCGACATCGTGAAGTACAAGCTGCCCTCCGACAAACTCACCGAGGTGGACATCAAGCGTCTCTACGAGCTCAAGCAGGACCCCAGATACACGGACAAGATGTGGCACGACGAGCTGGACGTCTTCCTGAAGATTAAGAAAAAGAGCGAACAGGAGGCGTTCGCCAGGTACGGCCTCTCATACATCGTCGACACCTACCTTCCGGAGAAGCTTCAGCTCATGAAGAGCTTCTGA
- a CDS encoding DNA topoisomerase VI subunit B — protein sequence MASFAEISPSEFFYRNRDLAGFTNPARALYMAVREIVENSMDACELAGKPPEVYVRIISDSANPDFPDPKPYRLTVIDNGPGVAPQHVPSAFGKVFYGSKYVLRQSRGMFGLGGTMAILYGQITTNKPVMVTTSPDGKRKYAFQMMIDIGENRPVVLKRVVTDANGTTGTRVDLTLEGDYLRASQKIGDYFKQTALVASYANITFVDPLGQVTFYERATSSMPPAPMETLPHPYGIDVEAFKRIVKLSEEHDMKSFMVTNFHRVGEKIATKFLEFAGVSLKLPPKRLNNLQVVSLVDALQRFPDFLQPDAAVLSPVGEEILLAGINKELQPEFSTVVTRPPSSYSGFPFLVEVGVAYGGKVLQPGMRLFRFANRIPLLYDESSDVSFQVLNEGVDWKRYHVPQEAPVAVITHICSTRIPYKTVGKEYIADRPEIEREIKNAAREALRRLGIFLSKKGSMEAVQRKMNIYGKYLPLIAKFSTELAGEKRMPKYRKLIGEGDSGAYEEAEPQPAGEEMPSEAAPENTKETEIEQKKIDQYSGS from the coding sequence ATGGCAAGCTTCGCTGAGATTTCACCATCCGAGTTTTTCTACAGAAATCGCGACCTGGCGGGCTTCACCAACCCAGCCCGAGCCCTCTACATGGCGGTGCGCGAGATCGTCGAGAACAGCATGGACGCCTGCGAACTCGCCGGCAAGCCCCCCGAAGTGTACGTCAGGATCATCTCCGACAGCGCCAACCCGGATTTCCCAGACCCGAAGCCCTACCGGCTCACGGTCATCGACAACGGCCCCGGGGTCGCTCCCCAGCACGTGCCCAGCGCCTTCGGCAAGGTCTTCTACGGCTCGAAGTACGTCCTCCGCCAGTCCCGTGGCATGTTCGGTCTGGGCGGGACCATGGCGATTCTCTACGGCCAGATTACCACTAACAAGCCTGTCATGGTCACCACCTCGCCTGACGGCAAGCGGAAGTACGCTTTCCAGATGATGATCGACATCGGCGAGAACAGGCCGGTGGTCCTGAAGCGGGTCGTGACCGACGCCAACGGGACGACAGGCACCCGAGTCGACCTCACCCTCGAGGGCGACTACCTCAGGGCGTCTCAGAAGATCGGCGACTACTTCAAGCAGACTGCCCTCGTAGCTAGCTACGCGAACATCACCTTCGTCGACCCCCTTGGGCAGGTAACCTTCTACGAGCGGGCGACCAGCTCCATGCCCCCAGCTCCCATGGAGACACTCCCCCATCCCTACGGGATAGACGTGGAAGCGTTCAAGCGCATCGTCAAGCTCTCCGAGGAACACGACATGAAGTCCTTCATGGTCACGAACTTCCACCGGGTCGGAGAGAAGATAGCGACCAAGTTCCTCGAGTTTGCAGGCGTCAGTCTGAAGCTCCCTCCGAAGCGGCTCAACAACCTCCAGGTGGTCTCGTTGGTGGATGCCCTGCAGCGATTCCCGGACTTCCTCCAGCCCGACGCCGCAGTCCTCTCCCCAGTGGGCGAGGAGATCCTCCTGGCGGGGATCAACAAAGAGCTGCAGCCCGAGTTCTCGACCGTGGTGACGAGGCCCCCGTCCTCCTACTCCGGATTCCCCTTCCTTGTCGAAGTGGGGGTCGCCTACGGCGGCAAGGTCCTCCAGCCCGGCATGAGGCTCTTCCGGTTCGCCAACCGCATCCCACTCCTCTACGACGAGAGCAGCGACGTCAGCTTCCAGGTACTCAACGAGGGGGTCGACTGGAAGAGGTACCACGTGCCTCAGGAGGCGCCTGTCGCGGTCATCACCCACATCTGTAGCACCCGAATCCCCTACAAGACGGTCGGAAAGGAGTACATCGCCGACAGGCCTGAAATCGAGAGGGAAATCAAGAACGCAGCGAGAGAGGCCCTTCGAAGGCTGGGCATCTTCCTCTCGAAGAAGGGAAGCATGGAGGCTGTGCAGAGGAAGATGAACATCTACGGGAAGTACCTTCCGCTCATTGCGAAGTTCTCGACTGAGCTCGCCGGCGAGAAGCGCATGCCGAAGTACCGCAAGCTAATCGGAGAAGGGGACTCGGGAGCCTATGAAGAGGCCGAGCCACAGCCCGCCGGAGAAGAGATGCCGTCCGAAGCAGCACCCGAAAACACAAAGGAAACAGAGATTGAGCAAAAGAAAATCGACCAGTACAGCGGAAGCTAG
- a CDS encoding KH domain-containing protein gives MSFEQVVRVPAERVGAVIGKEGSTKRSLEAELGVKLGVDSREGLVTIKSELTPKGDPFVAVRVIEAIGRGFSPQRAKRLLQEGTAFEVIDLRDFGKTENSLDRIRGRVIGLKGKSRRVIEELTQCHLSVYGRTVAIIGEATEVQLASEAVRKLASGSQHKTVYNELQKVRSKRKLERMFLWEGTSPETMAEKLRKLED, from the coding sequence ATGAGCTTCGAGCAGGTCGTCAGGGTGCCCGCCGAGAGGGTGGGCGCAGTAATCGGGAAGGAGGGGTCGACCAAGCGCTCTCTTGAAGCGGAGCTCGGGGTCAAGCTGGGGGTGGACAGCAGAGAAGGCCTCGTGACAATCAAGTCAGAACTGACCCCAAAGGGTGACCCGTTCGTCGCCGTCAGGGTCATCGAAGCCATCGGCCGCGGCTTCTCCCCCCAGCGGGCCAAGCGCCTCCTGCAGGAGGGGACCGCCTTCGAGGTTATTGACCTGAGGGATTTCGGCAAGACCGAGAACTCCCTGGACAGGATCAGAGGCAGGGTCATCGGGCTGAAAGGGAAATCGCGCCGGGTTATCGAGGAGCTCACCCAGTGCCATCTGTCGGTGTACGGCCGGACGGTGGCGATAATCGGGGAGGCCACCGAGGTCCAGCTGGCATCAGAGGCGGTCAGGAAGCTCGCCTCGGGGAGCCAGCACAAGACCGTCTACAACGAGCTGCAGAAGGTTAGGTCGAAGCGCAAGTTAGAGAGGATGTTCCTCTGGGAAGGGACCTCCCCTGAAACCATGGCGGAGAAACTGAGGAAACTCGAGGATTAG